One Deltaproteobacteria bacterium genomic window carries:
- a CDS encoding peptidylprolyl isomerase, with protein sequence MRRTGAIIAAAGTALLLSAGAAFPRVIDGVVALVNEEPVTFSEVRESVSEGMRIPVGDADALLREERDPRAVLRWIEALVDSVLVRKELEKLGQPIAEGEIDKAADSVRKANEMSEAQFAELLGKEGISLPTYRRRLRWQMERGAIVRARKFKEVTVTESEVRDYFRESGERFLVGAQVRLETLFFPIASAQPQGEDAAQARIAVQQAGEAVGAGRTFAEAQALVRGTFPQVQFQAADFVTTEDLLPELQREVLRLRAGESSPTFFTEAGAYLLRVVERRGGTPGDFSAVKNGLTEELTDRRSEKAYSDLLLELKRSASIDVRL encoded by the coding sequence ATGAGGCGGACGGGTGCGATCATCGCGGCGGCGGGGACGGCGCTGCTTCTTTCCGCGGGGGCGGCGTTCCCCCGCGTGATCGACGGCGTCGTGGCGCTGGTGAACGAGGAGCCGGTCACGTTTTCCGAGGTGCGCGAGTCGGTGTCGGAAGGGATGAGGATCCCCGTGGGCGACGCGGATGCGCTCCTGCGCGAGGAGCGCGACCCCCGCGCGGTGCTGCGCTGGATCGAGGCCCTCGTCGATTCCGTCCTGGTGCGCAAGGAGCTGGAGAAACTGGGCCAGCCGATCGCGGAGGGAGAGATCGACAAGGCCGCCGACTCCGTCCGGAAGGCGAACGAGATGAGCGAGGCGCAATTCGCCGAGCTGCTCGGGAAGGAGGGGATCTCCCTTCCCACGTACCGCCGCCGCCTTCGGTGGCAGATGGAGCGCGGTGCGATCGTCCGGGCGCGCAAGTTCAAGGAGGTCACGGTGACGGAAAGCGAGGTGCGTGACTACTTCCGGGAGAGCGGGGAACGGTTCCTGGTGGGCGCGCAGGTCCGGCTCGAGACGCTCTTCTTCCCGATCGCCTCCGCGCAGCCCCAGGGCGAAGACGCCGCGCAGGCGCGGATCGCCGTGCAGCAGGCGGGCGAGGCGGTCGGTGCGGGACGTACCTTCGCCGAGGCGCAGGCGCTGGTTCGCGGAACGTTTCCCCAGGTCCAGTTCCAAGCCGCGGACTTCGTGACGACCGAGGACCTGCTCCCTGAGCTGCAGCGGGAGGTTCTCCGCCTGCGCGCCGGGGAATCGTCCCCGACGTTCTTCACCGAGGCGGGGGCGTATCTGTTGCGGGTCGTCGAGCGTCGGGGGGGGACGCCCGGGGACTTCTCCGCGGTGAAGAACGGCTTGACCGAGGAGCTCACCGACCGCCGCAGCGAGAAGGCGTATTCCGACCTCCTCTTGGAGCTGAAGCGGTCGGCCTCGATCGACGTCCGTCTCTGA